From Pseudomonas sp. G.S.17, the proteins below share one genomic window:
- a CDS encoding paraquat-inducible protein A gives MNGIPYASEHNVCLCHICGYVCPADTHVCPRCDSAVHARKPNSLTRTWAFLIAGLIFYIPANLLPVMYTTLFGNSSQNTIMSGVIEFFESGSWDIALLIFIASVVVPCIKFVVLGLLLVTCQRRSTWAMQERSRLYRFIELIGYWSMLDVLVVALVAALVQFRELSTIEPRIGILFFGLVVVMTMFAAMSFDPRLIWDAEVEDV, from the coding sequence ATGAACGGGATTCCCTATGCCAGCGAACACAATGTGTGCCTGTGCCATATCTGCGGTTATGTCTGCCCGGCCGATACCCACGTGTGTCCACGCTGTGACTCGGCGGTACATGCGCGCAAGCCCAACAGCCTGACGCGGACCTGGGCTTTCTTGATCGCCGGGCTGATTTTCTATATACCCGCCAACCTGCTGCCGGTGATGTACACCACCTTGTTTGGCAACAGCAGCCAGAACACCATCATGAGCGGTGTGATCGAATTTTTCGAAAGCGGCTCGTGGGACATTGCCCTGCTGATTTTCATCGCCAGCGTAGTGGTGCCGTGCATCAAGTTCGTGGTGCTGGGCTTGCTGCTCGTCACCTGTCAGCGCCGCAGTACCTGGGCCATGCAGGAGCGGTCGCGGCTCTATCGTTTTATCGAGTTGATCGGCTACTGGTCGATGCTTGATGTATTGGTCGTTGCCCTGGTGGCGGCGCTTGTGCAGTTCCGAGAGCTCAGCACCATCGAGCCGCGCATCGGTATTCTGTTTTTTGGTCTGGTTGTGGTGATGACGATGTTCGCCGCCATGAGTTTCGATCCCCGGCTTATCTGGGACGCAGAGGTTGAAGATGTCTGA
- a CDS encoding paraquat-inducible protein A encodes MPDTKQPSDLIICEHCDSLYESHPLAHGETALCLRCGAVLGRGHRLTIEQLLALTIGAAVLFAFANYFPVISISMQGLSNQVTLWQSVEALAQGRITLIALVAGLAIIFAPLLQISLLFWVLVHAHKGVIAPGFKTCMRALEHLRPWSMLEVCLLGILVAIVKLSGMLDVHPGLGLWAMAMLMVLIILIAGKDIRRLWKELGVEPS; translated from the coding sequence TTGCCTGATACGAAACAGCCCTCGGACCTGATCATTTGCGAGCATTGCGACTCGCTGTATGAATCACATCCGCTTGCCCATGGCGAAACCGCTCTGTGCCTGCGCTGCGGCGCGGTGCTGGGCCGTGGTCATCGTCTTACCATCGAACAATTGCTGGCCCTGACCATCGGCGCGGCGGTGTTGTTTGCCTTCGCCAATTACTTTCCGGTGATCAGCATCAGCATGCAGGGCCTGAGCAATCAAGTAACCCTCTGGCAATCGGTGGAGGCGCTGGCTCAGGGCCGCATCACGCTGATTGCCCTGGTGGCCGGACTGGCAATCATCTTCGCCCCGCTGCTGCAGATCAGCCTGCTGTTCTGGGTCCTGGTGCATGCGCACAAGGGCGTGATCGCGCCGGGTTTCAAGACCTGCATGCGCGCCCTGGAGCACCTGCGGCCATGGAGCATGCTGGAAGTGTGTCTGCTGGGGATTCTGGTGGCCATCGTCAAGCTGTCGGGGATGCTCGATGTGCATCCGGGGCTTGGCCTGTGGGCGATGGCAATGTTGATGGTCCTGATTATTCTGATCGCCGGCAAAGACATTCGCCGCCTATGGAAAGAGCTGGGAGTCGAGCCTTCATGA
- a CDS encoding PQQ-dependent dehydrogenase, methanol/ethanol family: MNRFGQQPRPGPLASLVAAVALALSCANGAFAAGAAQVDGARISAADQEPGNWMSHGRTYDEQRFSPLNKINDGNVGKLGLAWSYKLDIDRGVEATPIVVDGVMYTTGPFSMVYALDARNGNLLWKYDPQSDRSRAGEACCDAVNRGVAVWGGKVFVGVLDGRLEAIDAKTGQRVWSVDTRTDPNRSITITGAPRIINGKVIIGNGGAEYGVRGYITAYDANTGKQDWRFFTVPGDPKLPPENKAMAMAAKTWFGDKFVEQGGGGTVWDSMSYDPKLNLLYFGVGNASSWNPRLRSEGKGDNLFLSSIVAINPDTGEYVWHYQTTPGDAWDFTATAHIMLADMEIDGKMRQVLMQSPKNGFFYVIDRKTGELLSAKNIVPINWATGVDMKTGRPIVDEKAAVYWRDPEKKALLVQPAFWGAHDWQPMSYNPQTGLVYIPAHIMSALYQDVDGVPPRKKFKSMYQLQVNTGMMPEDPEGLRKLADTWTGKLIAWDPIKQEARWEVPYSTIFNGGTLSTAGNLLFEGTADGRVVAYSADKGKTLWEQPANTGVMAGPVTYEVDGEQYVTFMAGWGGAFSTFAGALSLRAGVKPNAQVLTYKLGGTAKLPDLKYKYADRKVDPPAFTGTTEQVDKGRALFNGHCDTCHGINAISGGVLPDLRMLSKENHQMFLGIVYGGRVQDGMPSFAEELKPDEVELVHQYVIKRSHDLLNDMKSAKTAAK; encoded by the coding sequence ATGAATCGATTTGGCCAACAACCTCGTCCCGGACCGCTTGCGTCTCTCGTTGCTGCCGTCGCCCTGGCGCTTTCCTGCGCCAACGGCGCGTTCGCCGCCGGGGCCGCGCAGGTCGATGGTGCGCGGATCAGCGCCGCCGACCAGGAACCCGGCAACTGGATGAGCCACGGTCGTACCTACGATGAACAGCGTTTCAGCCCGCTGAACAAAATCAACGATGGCAACGTCGGCAAGCTCGGTCTGGCCTGGAGCTACAAACTGGACATCGACCGGGGCGTTGAAGCCACGCCCATTGTTGTGGATGGCGTGATGTACACCACTGGGCCGTTCTCCATGGTCTATGCGCTGGATGCGCGCAACGGCAATTTGTTGTGGAAATACGATCCACAATCGGACCGCAGCCGTGCCGGTGAAGCTTGTTGCGATGCCGTCAATCGTGGCGTCGCCGTCTGGGGCGGCAAAGTCTTCGTCGGTGTGCTGGATGGACGCCTGGAAGCCATCGACGCCAAGACCGGCCAGCGCGTCTGGTCCGTGGACACCCGCACCGATCCCAATCGCAGCATCACTATTACCGGTGCGCCGCGCATCATCAACGGCAAGGTGATCATCGGCAACGGCGGCGCTGAATATGGCGTACGCGGCTACATCACGGCTTATGACGCCAACACTGGCAAGCAGGACTGGCGCTTCTTCACGGTGCCGGGCGACCCGAAGCTGCCGCCGGAAAACAAAGCCATGGCCATGGCCGCCAAGACCTGGTTTGGCGACAAGTTCGTCGAGCAGGGTGGCGGCGGAACGGTCTGGGACTCGATGTCCTATGACCCGAAACTCAATCTGCTGTACTTCGGCGTCGGCAACGCTTCATCGTGGAACCCGCGCCTGCGTTCGGAAGGCAAGGGCGATAACCTATTCCTGTCGTCCATCGTCGCGATCAATCCGGACACCGGCGAATACGTCTGGCACTACCAGACCACCCCCGGCGATGCCTGGGACTTCACGGCCACCGCGCACATCATGCTCGCGGACATGGAAATCGACGGCAAGATGCGCCAGGTCTTGATGCAGTCGCCGAAAAACGGCTTTTTCTATGTCATCGACCGCAAGACCGGCGAGCTGCTTTCGGCCAAGAACATCGTGCCGATCAACTGGGCCACCGGCGTGGACATGAAGACCGGGCGCCCCATCGTTGACGAGAAAGCCGCCGTCTATTGGCGTGACCCGGAGAAAAAAGCCCTGCTGGTCCAACCGGCGTTCTGGGGTGCTCACGACTGGCAGCCGATGTCCTACAACCCGCAGACCGGTCTGGTGTACATCCCGGCGCACATCATGTCGGCGTTGTACCAGGACGTGGATGGCGTGCCGCCGCGCAAGAAATTCAAGAGCATGTACCAGTTGCAGGTCAACACCGGAATGATGCCGGAAGATCCCGAAGGCCTGCGCAAACTCGCCGACACCTGGACCGGCAAGCTGATTGCCTGGGACCCGATCAAGCAGGAAGCACGCTGGGAAGTGCCGTACTCGACGATCTTCAACGGCGGCACGTTGAGCACCGCTGGCAACCTGTTATTTGAAGGCACTGCCGATGGGCGAGTGGTGGCCTATTCGGCCGACAAAGGCAAAACCTTGTGGGAACAACCGGCCAATACCGGGGTGATGGCCGGTCCCGTTACCTATGAAGTCGATGGCGAGCAATACGTGACGTTCATGGCCGGTTGGGGCGGGGCGTTTTCCACCTTCGCCGGGGCCTTGTCGTTGCGCGCCGGGGTCAAGCCCAACGCTCAAGTATTGACCTACAAGCTGGGTGGCACGGCGAAACTGCCGGATCTGAAATACAAATACGCCGACCGCAAGGTCGATCCACCGGCGTTCACCGGCACCACCGAACAGGTCGACAAAGGCCGCGCGCTGTTCAACGGCCATTGCGATACCTGCCACGGCATCAACGCCATCAGCGGCGGCGTGTTGCCGGACTTGCGCATGCTGAGCAAGGAAAACCACCAGATGTTCCTCGGTATCGTCTATGGCGGTCGCGTTCAGGACGGCATGCCGTCGTTCGCCGAAGAACTCAAGCCGGACGAAGTGGAGCTGGTGCATCAATACGTCATCAAACGCTCCCATGACCTGCTCAACGATATGAAGTCGGCGAAGACGGCGGCGAAGTAA